A region of the Lycium barbarum isolate Lr01 chromosome 1, ASM1917538v2, whole genome shotgun sequence genome:
CTGGCAGAATAGTACTTGAGTCTCTGAACATTAAAAAATAAAGTTGAATGAAAAAGATTTTCTTGAAAGCTTTCAACCTTTGGAATAACAAGGAAGCCGTATTAGGGGAATAGGGGCAATGCTAAAAGCGCTCTAGAAAAATGTTTGATGAGAAATTATTGATTTGGTAGCCAGACTTTCCTTCCTTCTTTTTTTAAACACCTATCGACACGAAGAAAGAATGCATATACTATCAATATAATTTAATATGTTATACTATATAGTAGTAGGTTATTACAATTTATAGCAAGTTATCAATATATACAATTATCTGTGATGACCTTTTCACTTATCTAATTGCATCAATACTTGTTGCACCGTCGATGCATAAAGTTTATACTCAtaattttttttacattgttttatTAAGTATTTCACAGGTAAAGAAGGGAAGGGATAAATGGGAAGAGAATGTTACTCATACGATTTGAATCCTCCACATTCAAACAAAAAAAGGCACACATAATTCtaattttcttttctatttttgttCCTTCCACATAGTACGTAGTCAACACTCAACAACATGCTTCATCCCTCTTAATTATGACAAATCGTCTACTCTTTCGGTGCAAACATTAATTTCTTTATACAAATATAGAATCTACCCCAAAGTTATAgcaaatatttttattaaaagaaataattTTCAGGAGCTGAAGTTTCGTTTTAGAAAAAGAAAAGCTAGTTAACAACTTCCAGTTCTTGCTCTGTTGCATGGCAAATGCCAGTTAGCGTGGTTAGCAACTTGCCACAAATTAATTATGAAACCAACGAAAAGAGTTGTTTTTTAATACTTTCTATAACTAAGTAATTTGGATTTGATTATGACGCTTGTACAGTCCCTTTGCAAAGAGCTAGATATGCTAGCTAGCTATGTGATCTAGTGTGGTTTTAAAAATGGCTGAGAACCAAATTTGATGGTCGAGATGTAGTAATAATAGCAATAGTACTAAAAAAGGTTCAATACCATCGCTAAAAATTATAAAAGTAATTAGTACACGCATTTGAGAAACCACAAATTATTGTAGCGGGATTCGAGCCCTAAAAATAAAGTCACCTTTAATAGTAATAGGACACACTCTACCTCTTAAAATGGGACTTTCCCAAGCAAATTTGGGTTGATCGGCTTCAAAGCATTAGGTATTCGAACAACGGATGAGAAATAAAAAATTGGGTATTCAATCTATATTATCTTGAGTTACGTTGTTCCTCATGGTAGCAGACTAGCAGTTGTGAACTTATGAATCAGTCAATAATTTAGTCTCAAAAAGTAATCAAGGACTTGTATATACTATTTGgcaagaatttttcttttctcaGCTCCAAAACCAAAAGCTTAAGCTTGAGATTGTAACACGTGCTGGCATAGGGGGAAATGGGGAGTTATTTTGTTCTCCAATACATTAAGTAAATCTATTGTGAGATGCAATTAAGCTTCAGAATAGATGCTGCAATACTTAATCACTATTTTGTCAGTAATCACCGGACATTAATTTAGCAGAATAAAATGCTTTTCCATGTTCCCTTTTCCCATCCCCCACTcccacaaaagaaaagaaaaaaaacgcGTTAAAATGAAACAAATTAAAACAGGGGTAAGTGTGgagaatttttattttatatattttatttgtaGTAGAGTATATTAATTTAGAGAGACATCTAACTAAAGACTAGAAAGGGGTGAAAGATAAAAATGTCCATATATTTATACACTGGCAATattatttttgaaaataaaaaaatggaGATATTATTAACTTAGCGAACTCTTTAGATATATGGATATCTAGATTTATGGGTATTCATTAACTTTTGTCTAGATCATGTATTAGTAAGAAATGTACTAAATATTTGACTGTGAATCGagttattattgtatattaactAGAGGTCATTTAAGGAACgcataaaatttaaattatgaATCCATCCTATTTATACATGGACGAACCGGTCTGACTAAAAGCAGTTTGAAAAGCTAGTTCAATAATAGAAATCTTTGAAATTGTCTTTGTTATTTCATACTACTTGATGGCATCTAATGAACGCTGCTTTAAATTCATATAATCTTAAGATACGGGAAAGGCTTTAAAGAAGTATAAACTCTATTATACCATTCACAAAAAATCAATTCTGATTCTATTTCCGATATGCTCTTATCTTTTCATTATATAAAAGCTACGCATGCATATGGAAATTAATGGAATCACCAAGAGCAAAGCTAATAAACATGTGGAGTTTGACTTAATTAGTACCTTCCACAAATGTTCTCAGACAAAGCAACATTAACTAAAAAGAATCATTAAGATTGGACAATTTCCTATTATATCTTTAAGTACTTCACTTTATATAAGCAAAAGAAAAGTAATCAAGATAAATGTTCATGTTAATTAAAAACGTGAATAAGTTTTAGCCAGCCACAAGTGACACTTCCACCGGTTCATGCGAAAAAGATTTCTACAGATATAATTgaataaataaaattataactataaataaataaaaatatagctAAGTTTGATAACTAAAAACTTTTATTATAGACAATTTACACAACGGAACATGTAGAAAAGTAAGCAGAGGTTTGAGTACAAATCTGCTACGGAATTATCCGGAACAGTTTTCATGTTTGAGTACCTAATGTTAATTAGCCGTTAATTATTAATAATTGTTGGGTACATCTATCCAAACACGTAATTATTTAATTATAACATTTGTTATTTGGCTTTATAACACTAGTCCTCGTTTTGACTTCTTTAAATTTATTTAACTTaatttttaataattcaaaatcattACAATATGACTAATTTGTCCTTTATAATATTATACttcttaaattaaataaaaaaactgGGGTTTAACCTGCAACCAATCTGTTCATTTATCTCTCTGTCTCAGTCACTGTCAGGGAGATGAAGACAATAAAAAATGTAATCGTCGCCGAAGTTTGTTTGGATGGAATTCTAATACCAAAGCTCTTAATTGGAATTTTTGATTAGTGAGGCTTTTTTCTATATATGCCATTAAGTCATGATTTCATTTCTAAAAGTCAAATTTCAGGGTGGTTTGgagaggaatgaaaaataattgatatatgtCAGGCGGCCATGTTAAAAGAAATTTGCCCATAGATTTGGAAGAACctccttttaaaaaaaagttaaaacATTTTGGATTGTAGATTACACAAACAAATATTAGCAAATAGATTTTCTTTCCGTGTAATTAATCAAAACATTAAAATATTAGGAAGGACAAATTAATTATAACTAAATTAAGTAATGATAAATAGTTTTAAATAATTGGTAAAAAAGTCAAAATAGAAAAGGTAAACGTAATATCGCAAATCACAAAAAATGTTGGTGTTATAAGCTAAACCTGGAGGGACGGAAATTATCCCTTTTTATTTAACTCTCACTGACCTACTGTTATAAGAAAACTGTGACATGGTTAGAAATTTAGAATTcaatccttttttctttttttgcacaTGATTACTGGCTTACGCTTCGTCAATTTATTTTAGGCAAGCAGAACAAGATCAGGAGGAGACGTTTATTTAAAGACTCGTCCAACGTGTTACTGATTGTACATGGAGATTATGGACGACTTTTGTTTCGATCAGTTATCAACATTACATAATATATTATTCCAGAAAAAATAATACTGTATTAATATTTTATCCCTACTTTATGGCAATCCCTGTTAGATTTAATTCTCCGTTGTTGTACCTTTCATCAAAATGATTAGGCATGGATATTGCGTTCGACTAACGGAATGTCTAACTTGGTGATTGTGGACCAAATTAAAGAAGAGAAAATGGCGTGATGGAAAAATATTACCCCAGTTCTGTCAAATACCAAAGCTCAAAACACCGTAAATTTGTTCCTATGATTACGGTATTATTGAGCTAATAAATTTGCATACTATATAAATCAGTGTTCTGTTTTATATAATACTTTAGCTTTTTCCTCTTTTCCAATGGAATTTGTCTACATCGTCATATATGTACCCTTTGTTCATAAGTTACCAGAATAGAAGCTTGCTGCTTTTACCTTGACTGGTCCTCTATCAAGAATTGTTGTGCCCCAAATTAATAAATACATGACATGTGTTTTATGTATAAACATCATCATTTAATTATGATTAACTAATGTATTTTACCTCTATTTAATTATACTAAATCATGCTAAATTAACACGTACGGTCTGATGAACGCGCCCACTCGGGaaagtttttcttttttcctgTGAGATATGAATTAAGACGCACACAGATTCGATACTGTGTTTTCACTATAAATAGGGGAAACAGATCGGCATAATGTACAATTATCACATAGTACTTTGTTCTTCTTCTTAGCTCATCTAATTAGAAAACTCCATCTTCATTATATTttcaacacaaaaaaaaaggtaTTGCATGGCTGCTAATTTACAGAAGCATAGACTCGTGAGCTTGGGGAAGCGACTTGTGAACCATATCAGCTATTCCACTGCTAGAAATTCTGCGAACTCATCTACTGGCCTCTCTGGCAGGTATAGTTTGGACACGTCTATGCACTACGTACGGGTGTGTTCggtacgaaggaaaatgttttccacgaATTTTTTCCCCTGAAAGATGTTTTGGAGGAAGGGTAGGAGCGCAATTATGGAACTTTTTTTCTCTACTTTCACAAGGCGagtcattttactcatttaaggatttatttttctaaagagaatatttttttaaaattttgaccaATTGAAAAATTGGAAATCCTTTGTGCCAAACACACCGTACATCTTTTATCCTTTTAATGCTTTCTTCCATGTTGTTCTTCTCTTTCACTAAGACAGGCTTGCTTACTTCTCACATGAAGCCGCAATAAGAGCATATATAGAGAGAGCTATATTTTTGGCAGTGGATCGATTAGTACTAGGTAGAACAACCCTATAAAAAAATTAGCGTCAGACAACTTCCATCGCAGAACAataaaaattcatttatttttatttaacgATGAATTTCATAGTTAATTTCTGTTTTTCAAAAGCCTTCTAATATTGGATTAATTAAATGGATTACTTAATTGGTGTATGTGTGATGCAGGAGGGCGGTGCACATGTCTGACAAGAATCTAGAGGAATATCTTTCCTCGGTACCCGGTGAAGTAATCAAGGTGCAATCAGACAAGTACTGGACTCCTCATCCCCAAACTGGGGTATTTGGGCCAGCCACTGATCACATTATCTGCGGTGAACAAGGTTTCCACTTCTGCCCTGTAGATTCTGTGTTGGAACAGAAGGTTTTCTTTCGTGCTGATCTCGAGGATTTGGAGTAGCCAACTTACCCTTAAGTTTCAAAAAAATGCAGTAGTGTATAATTCAAAGTTGCATATTATGTTCTCGGAGGAGAGTGCTGAGTGGGGATGAGTAGCTGTACTCACAACAGAATAATACTAGTAATGTAGTAGTGGAAATAATACTCAATGCGAGATTATTCATGTTGAAACTTGAAACAAACACAAATGTATCATCGAATGAGTTTTTGACCAAATATAATCTTAAAACTATACCTCAAACTTAAATTAAATCTTTTTAAATATTCACGTAAACTAAAAAACATCCTTAAGTTTAACAAAAGGGGCAAATATATCCACCTTTACTCGAAGTTGAAAAAATTAGGGATAATAGCATTTTTAAATTTCCTTATTGATAAATTCTGTTTGTCCTTTTGATACATGGTTCgatagtatgttttttttttttttttaatttcatgtagaaaatatattatatttaacTATTTATAATACTATATTACTGTCAAATATCATATAagaattcaaacttaacataACACACAAGTGATGAAGGTGttaataattatgataaatttATGAATATTCATAAGTAAAAGGATAAAAAATGCACAATTCAAATTAattgaactttaat
Encoded here:
- the LOC132602833 gene encoding late embryogenesis abundant protein At5g17165-like: MAANLQKHRLVSLGKRLVNHISYSTARNSANSSTGLSGRRAVHMSDKNLEEYLSSVPGEVIKVQSDKYWTPHPQTGVFGPATDHIICGEQGFHFCPVDSVLEQKVFFRADLEDLE